GGCCTTCTCCAGCGCATCCACGGGAAAGGTCTCGTCCAGCGCCTTCAATTCCTGCAGCGCCACCACGTCGGGCTTTTCCTGCTCGAGCCACGCGAGCAGCTGAGGCAGGCGGGTGGCGATGCCGTTGACATTGAACGTGGCCAGCTTCAGGGTCTTGCCGCGCGGCATGTTGCCTCCCTCGGTTCGGCGTCCGGTCGCACCGCCGCGCGCACACGGTCAGGGTGGTGTGGACACCTTGGGAGCAGGGGCATCGCAGGGAAGTGAAGCATCCGCCGCAGCGGGCGGACAGGGGCTGGAGTGGACTCAGCCAGAACACTGCGGACGATGGTCCGCGCATGCAACAGAAAGAATGGCGCCCGAAGTTGGACTCGAACCAACGACCCCCTGATTAACAGTCAAGTGCTCTAACCGGCTGAGCTATTCGGGCGGGGACCGGTATTTTAGAGCGTAACTGGCCGCGGTCAAGGAGAACGGCTCACGGGCACGCGGTTTCGCGTGTCGGGCGCTCCGCGCGCACCCGCCCGAGCCGGTTCACGACCACCTTGCCGCGCAATTGGCCGCGTACGCAGGCGTTCACGCTCAGGTTGCTGTGCGCGCTCATGCCGCTGGCCTGGTAGCGCAGGAACGGGCGGGTGGAGGCAAGCCGCAGGCGGTCCGCCCCGCCTGCAGGCGCATCCGTGGCGCGCAGCAGGTCGCCGTCGGCATCGGGCCGGCGGTTGCCGTCCGGGTCGCGGAACACCAGCCATCCCGTGCTCCAGTCGTGGTCGCCGCGGCAGCCGGCATTTGCCGCGCCCGGGCACACCACCACCTGTTCGCGGCGCAGGATCGCGCTGTTGCGCGCCATCGCCATGTCGGCCGACAGCAGGTGCAGGCTCGCCGAAACGCGATGCCGCTCCAGCGTGCCGTTGAACGAGGGCAGGCCGAGGGTGAGAGTGACGGCGGCGACGGCCACCACCACCATTGCCTCGATCAGGGTGAAGCCGACCGCGTCGTGCCTTGCCATGCCCAGCCTCCTTGCCGGTATCACGGGCGAACCACGCTAGGCGATGGCGTCCGTCGGGTCAGTCGCCCGGGGACCCGGCGCAGGGTAGGCGGGGAGGGCCGGTGCCGGTCGGCGAGCGACCGGCGCATCTGTCAGCCAACCGCCGGCCTTCGCAGGGCGTTTGACGCCCGCGCCTACAATGGCGCGATGAAATCCGCCACCCATACGCCGTTCCAGCTCGTCTCGCCCTACCAGCCCGCCGGCGACCAGCCGCAGGCCATCAAGCGGCTCATCGACGGCTTCGAGGCCGGCCTGGCCCGGCAGACGCTGCTCGGTGTGACCGGCTCCGGCAAGACCTACACCATCGCCAACGTGGTCGAGGCGGTGCAGAAGCCGACCATCGTCATGGCGCCCAACAAGACGCTGGCGGCGCAGCTCTACGGCGAGTTCAAGTCGTTCTTCCCGCATAACGCGGTCGAGTACTTCGTCAGCTATTACGACTACTACCAGCCCGAGGCGTACATCCCGTCGTCCGACACGTTCATCGACAAGGACAGCGCGATGAACGAGCACATCGAACAGATGAGGCTGTCGGCGACCAAGGCGCTGCTCTCGCGGCCGGATGCGCTGATCGTGGCGACGGTGTCGGCGATCTATGGCCTCGGCGACCCGGAGGATTACCTGAAGCTGCGCCTGATCCTGGCGCGCGGCGAGCGCATCGAGCAGCGCCAGCTGATCCGCCAGCTCACCGAGCTGCAGTACACCCGCAACGACACCGAGCTGCGCCGCGGCACCTACCGCGTGCGCGGCGAGGTGATCGACGTGCACCCGGCCGAGTCGGAGCTTGAAGCCCTGCGCATCGAACTGTTCGACGGCGAGGTCGAGAACCTCAGCCTGTTCGACCCGCTCACCGGCGAAGTGCAGCGCAAGGTGCCGCGCTTCACCGTGTATCCCAAGACGCATTACGCCAGCACGCGCGAGAGCGTCCTCACCGCGGTGGAGACCATCAAGGTCGAGCTGCGCGAGCGACTGGAGCAGCTGTACGCGGAGAACAAGCTGGTCGAGGCGCAGCGCCTGCAGCAGCGCACCCAGTTCGACCTGGAGATGATGGCCGAGGTCGGCTACTGCAACGGCATCGAGAACTATTCGCGGCACATGACCCGGCGCGAGCCAGGCGCGCCGCCGCCCACGCTGTTCGACTACCTGCCGCCCGATGCGCTGCTGGTGGTGGACGAATCGCACGTCACCGTGCCGCAGATCGGCGGCATGTACCGCGGCGACCGCGCGCGCAAGGAAACGCTGGTGGAGTTCGGCTTCCGGCTGCCGTCGGCGCTCGACAACCGGCCGCTGCGCTTCGAGGAGTGGGAGGCGCGCGCGCCGCGGATGATCTTCGTGTCCGCCACGCCGGGCAAGTACGAGTACGAGCATTGCGAAGGCGAGATGGTGGAGCTGGTGGTGCGCCCCACGGGGCTCATCGATCCGGAAGTCGAGATCCGCCCGGTGGCCACCCAGGTCGACGATGTGCTCGGCGAGATCCACGCGCGCGTGGCCATGGGCGACCGGGTGCTGATCACCACGCTCACCAAGCGCATGGCCGAGAACCTCACCGAGTACCTGTCCGAGCACGATGTGCGCGTGCGCTACCTGCACTCCGACATCGACACGGTTGAGCGAGTCGAGATCATCCGCGACCTGCGCCTGGGCAAGTTCGACGTGCTGGTGGGCATCAACCTGCTGCGTGAGGGCCTGGACATGCCCGAGGTGTCGCTGGTGGCGATCCTCGATGCCGACAAGGAGGGCTTCCTGCGCTCGACCGGTTCGCTGATCCAGACCATCGGCCGCGCCGCCCGCAACCTGCGCGGCAAGGCGATCCTGTATGCCGACCGCGTCACCGACTCGATGAAGCGCGCGATCGACGAGACCGACCGCCGCCGCGCCAAGCAGGTCGAATACAACCTGGAACACGGCATCACCCCGCGTTCGGTGGCGCGCCCGGTGATGGACATCATGGAAGGCGCCCGCAGCGAGCAGGCCGAATCCAAGGCCGGCCGGGGTGGTCGCGGCAAGGTGCGCGCGGTGGCCGAGCGGCCCGAGGACTACGCCAGCCTGGGCCCGGCCAAGGCCGCCGCCCGGCTCAAGGCGCTGGAGCAGCAGATGTACCAGCATGCCCGCGACCTCGAGTTCGAGGCCGCCGCCGGGGTGCGCGACGAGATCCATCGCCTCAAGGAGGCGATGCTCGCATTCCGCTAGGCTTGCCGCCGCCGCAGGCAGCCGCTAGAATTCGCCTCCCTTCGGGCGGTTAGCTCAGTGGTAGAGCATTACCTTGACATGGTAGGGGTCGGGGGTTCGAAACCCTCACCGCCCACCACTCAAGTCCCTGATTTCACGGACTTCAGTGGCGAAGGAACGAAACCCGGCCCGCGTGCCGGGTTTTTCGTGTCCGCGGCAGGCCGGCGCAGCTCAGGATGCCGGGCCGCGCGGCGCGGTCGGTAGTACCTCGGACCTGCGCACCTCATCGGCGCCGACCTCGCGCACGAAGCACGCACGCCAGGTGGCCAGGTCCGGCAGCCCGATGCCGGCGGGGTCCCCCGCGACATACAGCGTGACGTGCGGAATGCCGCAGTCCAGCGGCAGGCGGGTTGCCTGCGCCAGCCGGTGGCGGAACGCGGCGAAAGCCGGCATCTGCAGGTGCTCGATTACCGCCCAGGCCTGCAGCGGGCCGTCCCACTCGTCCTTGGTCTTGTGCACCAGCGCGAAGCGGCGGGTGGCGATGTGCTGCCAGTCGAGCGCGGCGAAGGCGTCAGCGACTGCGGCGGCATCGAGTCGCTCGAGCACGGCGGTGGCGGTGGCGCGGTTGAGCAGGGTGACGTGCAGCTCGTGCTTCTGCTCCAGCACCAGGCCGTCGAGCCTCAGCCGCTGCGGCATGTCCGCGGGGAGGAGCTCGCGCTTTTCGAGCGGCAGCAGCAGCGCGCCTTCAGCATTGAAGCCAGGCCAGTGCATCGTCACCGAACCTCCAGGCTGGGCCAGCATCCCGAGCTTACGCTAAGCTCGGACGCGCCCGGGACGGGCACGTGGCAGGGCGGCAAAAGCCGCGCTGCGGCCGGGATGCGGATCACCAGGGAAGGTGGACATGGACAGGACCAGGGGCGCGTTGGCGCTTTCGTGCGTGGGCTTCGCGCTTGTCGCGGGGCTGTGGCTGTCGGGGTGGCTGGTGCTGAGGCTGCTCGGTCTCGGTGATCTCAGCGCAGGCCTCGACACCTGGCCGGCCTACCTGCGCGCCATCGACATCCCCGCACTCGCGCCATTCGCAGGCCGCATACGCCTGGCCGGCGCATTGGGGCTGGGTCTCCCGCTGCTGGCCTCCACGGTGCCGGTCTTCCTGTTGTTGCGGCCGTCGCGGCGCGCGATGCACGGCAAGGCGCGCTTCGCCAACGTTGTCGACCTGCTGCGGCACGGCCTGTTCACGTCGTCCGGCGAAGGCATCGTCGTTGGACGTTACCGCGGGCGCCTGCTGCGCCTGGCCGGCCAGCAGTCGGTGGTGCTGGCCGCGCCGACGCGCTCGGGCAAGGGTGTCGGGGTGGTGGTGCCCAACCTGCTGGACTACCGCGGTTCGGTGGTGGTGCTGGACATCAAGCAGGAGAACTTCCAGCTCACCAGCGGCTGGCGCGCGGCGCAGGGGCAGCAGGTGTTCCTGTTCAATCCGTTTGCCGAGGACCGGCGCACGCATCGCTGGAACCCGCTGGCCTATGTGTCCACCGAGCCGCTGCAGCGTGTCTCCGACCTGCAGGGCATCGCCGCCATGCTGTACCCGGATGCCGGCGCCGAGCAGAAGTTCTGGACAAGCCAGGCACGCAACGCGTTCATGGCCTTTGCGCTGTTCCTGTTCGACAACTACGAAGCGCAGGCGCGCGAGGGCTTCCCGCCGGAATACCACGTGTTTCCCACCATCGGCAGGCTGTTCCGCCTGTCGTCGGCGGAGGGAAAACCGGCGCGCGCGCACGTGCAGGACCTGGCGGACCGGCCGTTCCTCGGCGAGCACGCGCGCCGCGCCTTCGGCAACCTGCTGTCGCAGGCCGAGGAGACGTTCGCGTCGATCCTCGGCAGCTTCCGAGAGCCGCTCAATGCGTGGATCGATCCGGCGCTGGACGCGGCCACCAGCGGCAACGACTTCATCCTCGACGACGTGCGCCGCCGGCCGATGACCATCTATGTCGGCATCCAGCCCAACCGGCTGGCGGAGGGCAGGGCGATCCTCAACCTGTTCTTCAGCCAGCTGATCAACCTCAATACACGCGTGCTGCCGAAGGACGACTCCAGCCTGCGCCAGCAGTGCCTGCTGCTGATGGACGAGTTCACCGCCATCGGCCGCATCGACATCATCGCCAGCGCCATGGCCTACATGGCCGGCTACAACCTGCGCCTGCTGCCGGTGATCCAGAGCATGGCGCAGCTCGATGCCACCTACGGCAAGGACGTCGCGCGCGCCATCCTCACCAACCACGCCATGCAGGTGGTGTTCGCGCCGCGCGAGCAGCACGACGCCAACGACTACTCGGAAATGCTGGGCTACACCACGGTGCGCCGCCGCAACCTCACCCGTGGGCGGAGCCGTGCGGAGGTGTCGCGCAGCGAGTCGGAGGAGCGCCGCGCGCTGATGCTGCCGCAGGAGCTCAAGGCGATGGGCGCACAGCGCGAGATCCTGCTCTACGAGGGGCTGCCGCACCCGGTGCGCTGCCGCAAGATCCGCTACTTCGCCGAGCGCCGCTACCGCGCGCGGCTGCTGCCGGCGGCCGACGTGCCGCGGCTCCCGGACAGCTGACGACGCGGTGAACGCCGGGCGGGAGACGACCCGCGGTGCGCGGCCGGGAGCGTATCGTACGCGGTGGAGTCCCCCGCCCGATGAGGTGATCCGATGAAATCCACAGTGATGGCCGGTGCGCTCATGGCCATGGCGTTCGCGTCCGCACCGATGCTGGTCCACGCCCAGGACGAGCCCGAAGAGGCCAGCCAGTCCCGCGCCAAGCCGAAGAAGAGCGACGACCGGTTCTGCATCCAGGAAACCGGTTCGCGCATCGTCGCGGCGCGCAATGCGCGCTCGAAGTCCGACGAGAAGGAGTGCGTGGCGGCCGGTGGTCGCGTCTACACCCGCGAGGACATCGACCGCACCGGCTCGGTCGACATCAAGGACGCCTTGCGCAAGCTCGATCCGTCGATCCGCTGACGGTTACCCTGCCCGACAACGACGCCCGGCCACGTGCCGGGCGTTTCCGTTTGCGGCCATAATCCGGCGCATTCCACGCAGCACGGGCACACCATGTCGAACCGCAACGACCCCTCCCGCAACATCCGCGCGCCACGTGGCAGCGAACTCGCCTGCCGCTCCTGGCTCACCGAGGCGCCGTACCGGATGCTGCAGAACAACCTCGACCCCGAGGTGGCCGAGAACCCGGCGGAGCTGGTCGTCTACGGCGGCATCGGCCGCGCGGCGCGCGACTGGGACTGCTACGACGCCATCCTCGAGTCGCTGCGCACGCTCGGTGACGACGAGACGCTGCTGGTGCAGTCCGGAAAGCCGGTCGGCATCTTCCGCACGCATGCCGACGCGCCGCGCGTTCTCATTGCGAACTCCAACCTGGTGCCGCACTGGGCCACCTGGGAGCACTTCAACGCGCTCGATCGCAAGGGCCTGATGATGTACGGCCAGATGACCGCCGGCTCGTGGATCTACATCGGCTCGCAGGGCATCGTGCAGGGCACCTACGAGACCTTCGTGGAGATGGGGCGTCAGCATTACGCCGGCGACCTCACCGGCAAGTGGATCCTCACCGCGGGGCTCGGCGGCATGGGCGGCGCGCAGCCGCTGGCGGCGTCGCTCGCCGGTGCCAGCAGCCTCAATATCGAGTGCCAGCAGTCGCGCATCGACATGCGCCTGCGCACGCGCTACGTCGACGAGCAGGCCACCGACCTCGACGACGCGCTGGCGCGCATCGTGCACTACACGAATGCCGGCGTGGCGAAATCCATCGCGCTGCTCGGCAACGCGGCCGAAGTGCTGCCGGAACTCGTGCGCCGCGGCGTACGCCCGGACGCGGTCACCGACCAGACCAGCGCGCACGACCCCGTGCATGGCTACCTGCCGATCGGCTGGACGGTGGAGCAGTGGCTGGCGGCGCAGGCGGCTGATCCGCAACGCGTGCGCGACGAAGCCAAGAAGTCGATGCGCGTGCACGTCGAGGCCATGCTGGCGTTCGAGGCACAGGGCATCCCGACCTTCGATTACGGAAACAACATCCGCCAGATGGCGTTCGACGAAGGCTGCGCCAACGCGTTCGACTTCCCGGGATTCGTGCCGGCCTACGTGCGTCCGCTGTTCTGCCGCGGCGTGGGCCCG
This Luteimonas sp. MC1572 DNA region includes the following protein-coding sequences:
- a CDS encoding GspH/FimT family pseudopilin codes for the protein MARHDAVGFTLIEAMVVVAVAAVTLTLGLPSFNGTLERHRVSASLHLLSADMAMARNSAILRREQVVVCPGAANAGCRGDHDWSTGWLVFRDPDGNRRPDADGDLLRATDAPAGGADRLRLASTRPFLRYQASGMSAHSNLSVNACVRGQLRGKVVVNRLGRVRAERPTRETACP
- the uvrB gene encoding excinuclease ABC subunit UvrB produces the protein MKSATHTPFQLVSPYQPAGDQPQAIKRLIDGFEAGLARQTLLGVTGSGKTYTIANVVEAVQKPTIVMAPNKTLAAQLYGEFKSFFPHNAVEYFVSYYDYYQPEAYIPSSDTFIDKDSAMNEHIEQMRLSATKALLSRPDALIVATVSAIYGLGDPEDYLKLRLILARGERIEQRQLIRQLTELQYTRNDTELRRGTYRVRGEVIDVHPAESELEALRIELFDGEVENLSLFDPLTGEVQRKVPRFTVYPKTHYASTRESVLTAVETIKVELRERLEQLYAENKLVEAQRLQQRTQFDLEMMAEVGYCNGIENYSRHMTRREPGAPPPTLFDYLPPDALLVVDESHVTVPQIGGMYRGDRARKETLVEFGFRLPSALDNRPLRFEEWEARAPRMIFVSATPGKYEYEHCEGEMVELVVRPTGLIDPEVEIRPVATQVDDVLGEIHARVAMGDRVLITTLTKRMAENLTEYLSEHDVRVRYLHSDIDTVERVEIIRDLRLGKFDVLVGINLLREGLDMPEVSLVAILDADKEGFLRSTGSLIQTIGRAARNLRGKAILYADRVTDSMKRAIDETDRRRAKQVEYNLEHGITPRSVARPVMDIMEGARSEQAESKAGRGGRGKVRAVAERPEDYASLGPAKAAARLKALEQQMYQHARDLEFEAAAGVRDEIHRLKEAMLAFR
- a CDS encoding type IV secretory system conjugative DNA transfer family protein; this translates as MDRTRGALALSCVGFALVAGLWLSGWLVLRLLGLGDLSAGLDTWPAYLRAIDIPALAPFAGRIRLAGALGLGLPLLASTVPVFLLLRPSRRAMHGKARFANVVDLLRHGLFTSSGEGIVVGRYRGRLLRLAGQQSVVLAAPTRSGKGVGVVVPNLLDYRGSVVVLDIKQENFQLTSGWRAAQGQQVFLFNPFAEDRRTHRWNPLAYVSTEPLQRVSDLQGIAAMLYPDAGAEQKFWTSQARNAFMAFALFLFDNYEAQAREGFPPEYHVFPTIGRLFRLSSAEGKPARAHVQDLADRPFLGEHARRAFGNLLSQAEETFASILGSFREPLNAWIDPALDAATSGNDFILDDVRRRPMTIYVGIQPNRLAEGRAILNLFFSQLINLNTRVLPKDDSSLRQQCLLLMDEFTAIGRIDIIASAMAYMAGYNLRLLPVIQSMAQLDATYGKDVARAILTNHAMQVVFAPREQHDANDYSEMLGYTTVRRRNLTRGRSRAEVSRSESEERRALMLPQELKAMGAQREILLYEGLPHPVRCRKIRYFAERRYRARLLPAADVPRLPDS
- the hutU gene encoding urocanate hydratase, which gives rise to MSNRNDPSRNIRAPRGSELACRSWLTEAPYRMLQNNLDPEVAENPAELVVYGGIGRAARDWDCYDAILESLRTLGDDETLLVQSGKPVGIFRTHADAPRVLIANSNLVPHWATWEHFNALDRKGLMMYGQMTAGSWIYIGSQGIVQGTYETFVEMGRQHYAGDLTGKWILTAGLGGMGGAQPLAASLAGASSLNIECQQSRIDMRLRTRYVDEQATDLDDALARIVHYTNAGVAKSIALLGNAAEVLPELVRRGVRPDAVTDQTSAHDPVHGYLPIGWTVEQWLAAQAADPQRVRDEAKKSMRVHVEAMLAFEAQGIPTFDYGNNIRQMAFDEGCANAFDFPGFVPAYVRPLFCRGVGPFRWVALSGDPEDIYKTDAKVKELIPDDAHLHNWLDMARERIAFQGLPARICWVGLGLRDKLGLAFNEMVRNGELKAPVVIGRDHLDSGSVASPNRETESMIDGSDAVSDWPLLNAMLNVAGGATWVSLHHGGGVGMGYSQHSGVVIVCDGSEAADHRIARVLWNDPATGVMRHADAGYEIARACAREQGLKLPML